One window of Quercus robur chromosome 5, dhQueRobu3.1, whole genome shotgun sequence genomic DNA carries:
- the LOC126727540 gene encoding GDSL esterase/lipase 5-like isoform X1: protein MARLISHMDYFIICVTLALSIPCRVCGTATPFFIFGDSTVDPGNNNYINTIPEYQANYKPYGLNGFFEEPTGRFSDGRVIVDFIAEYAKLPVIPPFLQPSAEFINGVNFASGGSGILPETNQGQVIDLQTQIKHFEEVQKSLTEKLGEAKANELFSEAVYFISIGSNDYLGGYLGNPKMQEYYAPEGYVGLVIGNLTQAIQVLYEKGGRKFGFLSLSPLGCLPALRALSPKANESVCFKEACALAQAHNSALKFILTSLEHILRGFKYCNSNFYDWLLDRINNPSKYGFKDGVNACCGNGPYGGIFTCGGTKKVTDYQLCDNADDFVWWDSFHPTEKIHEQFGQALWNGPPSSVGPYTLQHLFLSKEELTIADEVDDPDRQNFHY, encoded by the exons ATGGCAAGGCTAATTTCCCACATGGATTACTTCATCATCTGTGTAACTCTAGCTTTGTCAATTCCTTGCAGGGTATGTGGTACTGCTACTCCCTTCTTCATATTTGGAGACTCCACTGTGGATCCTGGAAACAATAATTACATCAACACAATTCCTGAATACCAAGCAAATTACAAGCCTTATGGACTCAATGGCTTCTTTGAAGAACCCACAGGACGCTTCTCTGATGGCCGTGTGATTGTAGATTTCATAG CTGAATATGCTAAGTTGCCAGTTATTCCTCCATTTTTACAACCTTCAGCTGAATTCATCAATGGTGTTAACTTTGCCTCTGGTGGGTCTGGCATTCTTCCAGAAACCAATCAAGGACAG GTGATTGATCTTCAGACACAGATAAAACATTTCGAAGAGGTTCAAAAATCGTTAACAGAAAAGTTAGGAGAAGCAAAAGCAAATGAGCTATTCTCAGAAGCTGTTTACTTCATTAGTATTGGAAGCAATGATTATTTGGGTGGTTATCTAGGTAATCCAAAAATGCAGGAATATTATGCCCCAGAAGGATATGTTGGCCTAGTAATTGGGAACTTGACCCAGGCAATCCAA gTTTTGTATGAGAAAGGAGGTAGAAAATTTGGCTTTCTGAGCTTGTCTCCACTAGGTTGCTTACCAGCCCTGAGAGCTCTAAGCCCCAAGGCCAATGAGAGTGTTTGTTTTAAAGAAGCATGTGCCCTTGCACAAGCACATAATTCTGCTTTAAAATTTATCCTAACAAGCCTTGAACATATATTGAGAGGATTCAAGTACTGCAACTCCAACTTCTATGATTGGCTCCTGGACAGAATAAATAATCCCTCTAAGTATG GTTTTAAGGATGGAGTGAATGCTTGTTGTGGAAACGGACCATATGGGGGCATCTTCACCTGTGGAGGCACAAAAAAGGTCACAGATTACCAATTATGTGACAATGCTGATGACTTTGTATGGTGGGACTCTTTCCATCCTACAGAGAAAATTCATGAGCAATTTGGGCAGGCTCTTTGGAATGGACCCCCTTCATCTGTAGGGCCATACACCCTACAACACCTCTTCCTTAGCAAAGAGGAGCTGACCATTGCTGACGAAGTTGATGACCCAGATAGACAGAACTTTCACTACTAA
- the LOC126727540 gene encoding GDSL esterase/lipase 5-like isoform X2: MDIMASLKNPTGRFSDGRVIVDFIAEYAKLPVIPPFLQPSAEFINGVNFASGGSGILPETNQGQVIDLQTQIKHFEEVQKSLTEKLGEAKANELFSEAVYFISIGSNDYLGGYLGNPKMQEYYAPEGYVGLVIGNLTQAIQVLYEKGGRKFGFLSLSPLGCLPALRALSPKANESVCFKEACALAQAHNSALKFILTSLEHILRGFKYCNSNFYDWLLDRINNPSKYGFKDGVNACCGNGPYGGIFTCGGTKKVTDYQLCDNADDFVWWDSFHPTEKIHEQFGQALWNGPPSSVGPYTLQHLFLSKEELTIADEVDDPDRQNFHY, translated from the exons CTGAATATGCTAAGTTGCCAGTTATTCCTCCATTTTTACAACCTTCAGCTGAATTCATCAATGGTGTTAACTTTGCCTCTGGTGGGTCTGGCATTCTTCCAGAAACCAATCAAGGACAG GTGATTGATCTTCAGACACAGATAAAACATTTCGAAGAGGTTCAAAAATCGTTAACAGAAAAGTTAGGAGAAGCAAAAGCAAATGAGCTATTCTCAGAAGCTGTTTACTTCATTAGTATTGGAAGCAATGATTATTTGGGTGGTTATCTAGGTAATCCAAAAATGCAGGAATATTATGCCCCAGAAGGATATGTTGGCCTAGTAATTGGGAACTTGACCCAGGCAATCCAA gTTTTGTATGAGAAAGGAGGTAGAAAATTTGGCTTTCTGAGCTTGTCTCCACTAGGTTGCTTACCAGCCCTGAGAGCTCTAAGCCCCAAGGCCAATGAGAGTGTTTGTTTTAAAGAAGCATGTGCCCTTGCACAAGCACATAATTCTGCTTTAAAATTTATCCTAACAAGCCTTGAACATATATTGAGAGGATTCAAGTACTGCAACTCCAACTTCTATGATTGGCTCCTGGACAGAATAAATAATCCCTCTAAGTATG GTTTTAAGGATGGAGTGAATGCTTGTTGTGGAAACGGACCATATGGGGGCATCTTCACCTGTGGAGGCACAAAAAAGGTCACAGATTACCAATTATGTGACAATGCTGATGACTTTGTATGGTGGGACTCTTTCCATCCTACAGAGAAAATTCATGAGCAATTTGGGCAGGCTCTTTGGAATGGACCCCCTTCATCTGTAGGGCCATACACCCTACAACACCTCTTCCTTAGCAAAGAGGAGCTGACCATTGCTGACGAAGTTGATGACCCAGATAGACAGAACTTTCACTACTAA
- the LOC126727539 gene encoding uncharacterized membrane protein At1g16860-like isoform X2 gives MGSRFPSHQLSNGLYVSGRPEQPKERTPTMSSTAMPYTGGDIKKSGELGKMFDIPMDGSKSRKSGQLTSAPSRTGSFGGAATHSGPITANSAARAGYTTSGPVSSGMVGSVSMKKSNSGPLNKHGEPMKKSSGPQSGGVTRQNSGPIPVLPTTGLITSGPISSGPLNSSGAPRKVSGPLDSMGSIKTHGSSVAHNPAVTTLTQDDEYSFRRNFPKPIFWSVILIFVMGFIAGGFILGAVHNPILLIVVIILFGSVAALFIWNSCWGRRAITGFISRYPDAELRTAKNGQYVKVSGVVTCGNVPLESSFRRVPRCVYTSTSLYEYRGWDSKPANSTHRRFTWGLRSSEARDMPLSTETFCSSGICRGIPNSFQLFILNLLFMLFNRGMWSTSTSLISSLG, from the exons ATGGGTTCCAGATTCCCATCTCATCAACTCAGCAATGGCCTCTATGTCTCAGGCCGGCCTGAGCAGCCAAAAGAAAGGACTCCAACAATGAGTTCAACTGCCATGCCCTATACTGGTGGTGATATCAAGAAGTCAGGAGAACTAGGGAAAATGTTTGATATCCCAATGGATGGCTCTAAATCTAGGAAGTCTGGGCAGTTAACCAGTGCTCCTTCAAGGACTGGATCTTTTGGAGGTGCTGCGACGCATTCAGGACCCATCACGGCAAATTCAGCAGCTCGGGCTGGGTATACAACATCAGGTCCTGTATCTTCAGGCATGGTTGGTTCAGTTTCAATGAAGAAATCAAATTCTGGGCCACTGAATAAGCATGGTGAACCTATGAAGAAGTCATCTGGTCCCCAATCTGGTGGAGTGACACGCCAAAACTCTGGCCCTATCCCAGTTCTTCCTACAACAGGTCTTATTACTTCTGGGCCTATTTCTTCTGGCCCACTAAATTCATCCGGGGCCCCAAGAAAGGTCTCTGGTCCTCTAGATTCCATGGGGTCAATCAAAACACACGGTTCCTCTGTTGCTCACAACCCAGCTGTGACTACTCTGACCCAAGATGATGAATATTCCTTCAGAAGGAACTTCCCAAAGCCAATATTCTGGTCTGTGATTCTGATATTTGTGATGGGATTTATTGCTGGGGGTTTTATTCTTGGAGCGGTCCACAATCCCATTCTGCTCATTGTTGTGATAATTCTTTTCGGTTCAGTGGCTGCATTATTCATTTGGAACTCATGTTGGGGGAGAAGAGCTATCACAGGTTTCATTTCTCGTTATCCTGATGCTGAACTGAGAACTGCAAAAAATGGGCAATATGTGAAGGTTTCTGGG GTTGTTACCTGTGGTAATGTACCGCTTGAGTCATCCTTCCGGAGAGTTCCTAGATGCGTCTATACATCGACCAGTTTATATGAGTATCGAGGATGGGATTCTAAGCCAGCCAATTCTACACACCGTCGTTTTACATGGGGACTTCGATCATCTGAG GCCAGAGACATGCCACTATCAACAGAAACCTTTTGTTCATCGGGAATTTGCAGAGGCATTCCCAACTCATTTCAATTGTTTATCTTGAATCTTCTGTTTATGTTGTTTAACAGAGGCATGTGGTCGACTTCTACATCTCTGATTTCCAGTCTGGGTTAA
- the LOC126727539 gene encoding uncharacterized membrane protein At1g16860-like isoform X1: MGSRFPSHQLSNGLYVSGRPEQPKERTPTMSSTAMPYTGGDIKKSGELGKMFDIPMDGSKSRKSGQLTSAPSRTGSFGGAATHSGPITANSAARAGYTTSGPVSSGMVGSVSMKKSNSGPLNKHGEPMKKSSGPQSGGVTRQNSGPIPVLPTTGLITSGPISSGPLNSSGAPRKVSGPLDSMGSIKTHGSSVAHNPAVTTLTQDDEYSFRRNFPKPIFWSVILIFVMGFIAGGFILGAVHNPILLIVVIILFGSVAALFIWNSCWGRRAITGFISRYPDAELRTAKNGQYVKVSGVVTCGNVPLESSFRRVPRCVYTSTSLYEYRGWDSKPANSTHRRFTWGLRSSERHVVDFYISDFQSGLRALVKTGYGARVTPYVDDSVLIDVNPENKDMSPEFLRWLAERNLSSDDRVMQLKEGYIKEGSTVSVMGVVQRNDNVLMIVPPPDPLTTGCQWAQCIFPASLEGIVLRCEDTSKIDVIPV, encoded by the exons ATGGGTTCCAGATTCCCATCTCATCAACTCAGCAATGGCCTCTATGTCTCAGGCCGGCCTGAGCAGCCAAAAGAAAGGACTCCAACAATGAGTTCAACTGCCATGCCCTATACTGGTGGTGATATCAAGAAGTCAGGAGAACTAGGGAAAATGTTTGATATCCCAATGGATGGCTCTAAATCTAGGAAGTCTGGGCAGTTAACCAGTGCTCCTTCAAGGACTGGATCTTTTGGAGGTGCTGCGACGCATTCAGGACCCATCACGGCAAATTCAGCAGCTCGGGCTGGGTATACAACATCAGGTCCTGTATCTTCAGGCATGGTTGGTTCAGTTTCAATGAAGAAATCAAATTCTGGGCCACTGAATAAGCATGGTGAACCTATGAAGAAGTCATCTGGTCCCCAATCTGGTGGAGTGACACGCCAAAACTCTGGCCCTATCCCAGTTCTTCCTACAACAGGTCTTATTACTTCTGGGCCTATTTCTTCTGGCCCACTAAATTCATCCGGGGCCCCAAGAAAGGTCTCTGGTCCTCTAGATTCCATGGGGTCAATCAAAACACACGGTTCCTCTGTTGCTCACAACCCAGCTGTGACTACTCTGACCCAAGATGATGAATATTCCTTCAGAAGGAACTTCCCAAAGCCAATATTCTGGTCTGTGATTCTGATATTTGTGATGGGATTTATTGCTGGGGGTTTTATTCTTGGAGCGGTCCACAATCCCATTCTGCTCATTGTTGTGATAATTCTTTTCGGTTCAGTGGCTGCATTATTCATTTGGAACTCATGTTGGGGGAGAAGAGCTATCACAGGTTTCATTTCTCGTTATCCTGATGCTGAACTGAGAACTGCAAAAAATGGGCAATATGTGAAGGTTTCTGGG GTTGTTACCTGTGGTAATGTACCGCTTGAGTCATCCTTCCGGAGAGTTCCTAGATGCGTCTATACATCGACCAGTTTATATGAGTATCGAGGATGGGATTCTAAGCCAGCCAATTCTACACACCGTCGTTTTACATGGGGACTTCGATCATCTGAG AGGCATGTGGTCGACTTCTACATCTCTGATTTCCAGTCTGGGTTAAGAGCATTGGTTAAGACAGGCTATGGTGCAAGGGTGACTCCTTATGTTGATGACTCTGTTCTTATTGATGTTAACCCAGAAAACAAAGACATGTCTCCTGAGTTTCTCCGCTGGTTGGCAGAGAGGAACCTTTCAAGTGATGATCGTGTAATGCAATTAAAAGAAGG GTACATCAAAGAAGGTAGCACGGTTAGCGTGATGGGTGTTGTTCAGAGAAATGACAATGTGCTTATGATTGTCCCTCCACCTGATCCACTAACAACTGGATGTCAATGGGCACAATGTATCTTTCCAGCTAGCCTTGAGGGTATTGTTTTGAGATGTGAAGATACATCAAAAATTGATGTCATACCTGTTTAG